A DNA window from Vibrio cidicii contains the following coding sequences:
- a CDS encoding diguanylate cyclase produces the protein MLSAWIAKWLALRVDDERYKDYCFLVMALVALTVTNLFFLLYNIFAIPDQMMRSILAIATSSCLLSLLLMKGCRAPKVAAFIMQLNITLSGFALVLAAGHSAFSLAFMFITPVVSMFILGYKLGAWFSSITFVVIASYTFLSMEAWGPAYFDTISFIHFTAVFAFLFFVGFFYDRSRHQLLASLRQSNQTLQELATKDPLTGLANRRCLDDFLRNVQRTRWIAMIDVDDFKQINDLLGHDVGDSVLFNLARCLEQVAELGDLVGRWGGEEFLFSIEAESEQVAQKKVQCLLDGITSFDFSIELPVTVSIGLAIHQPGQHRSALLHADEAQYRAKASGKNQCCLAMAKFEYAV, from the coding sequence ATGTTGAGTGCGTGGATCGCAAAATGGCTTGCGCTGCGCGTCGATGATGAACGTTACAAGGATTACTGCTTCTTAGTGATGGCGTTGGTGGCGTTGACTGTCACCAATTTGTTTTTCCTCTTGTACAACATCTTTGCTATTCCTGATCAAATGATGCGAAGTATTCTCGCGATCGCGACCTCCTCGTGTCTACTCAGTTTGCTACTGATGAAAGGGTGTCGTGCACCGAAAGTCGCGGCATTTATCATGCAGTTAAATATTACGCTGTCGGGCTTTGCCTTAGTGCTGGCGGCTGGGCACAGTGCGTTTTCTCTCGCCTTTATGTTTATTACGCCAGTGGTGTCGATGTTCATCCTAGGTTACAAATTAGGCGCATGGTTTAGCAGCATTACGTTTGTTGTTATCGCTTCTTACACGTTTTTATCCATGGAGGCTTGGGGACCGGCTTACTTTGACACCATCAGTTTTATCCACTTTACCGCAGTGTTTGCCTTTTTGTTTTTTGTCGGTTTCTTTTACGATCGTAGTCGCCATCAATTATTGGCTTCTTTGCGTCAATCTAACCAAACATTGCAAGAGTTGGCGACAAAAGATCCACTGACAGGCTTGGCGAATCGTCGCTGTTTGGATGATTTTTTGCGCAATGTACAACGAACTCGCTGGATCGCTATGATTGATGTGGATGACTTCAAACAGATCAATGACCTATTGGGTCACGATGTAGGGGATTCGGTATTATTTAATCTCGCGCGCTGTTTGGAACAAGTGGCAGAGTTAGGGGACCTTGTTGGCCGCTGGGGTGGGGAAGAGTTTCTCTTCTCGATTGAAGCTGAAAGCGAACAAGTTGCGCAGAAAAAAGTACAATGTTTACTTGATGGTATCACCTCTTTTGATTTTTCTATTGAGTTGCCTGTAACCGTCAGTATCGGCTTGGCGATTCATCAACCAGGTCAACATCGTAGCGCACTGCTACATGCTGATGAAGCTCAGTATCGTGCCAAAGCTTCAGGTAAAAATCAGTGTTGTCTTGCGATGGCGAAGTTTGAGTACGCTGTATAA